In the Populus trichocarpa isolate Nisqually-1 chromosome 1, P.trichocarpa_v4.1, whole genome shotgun sequence genome, one interval contains:
- the LOC18096017 gene encoding lignin-forming anionic peroxidase, which yields MVSRLSLACVVFSLFLISSCLPCQAQLSSNFYDSTCPNALTTIRTAIRRAVSSERRMAASLIRLHFHDCFVQGCDASIMLDNSPSIDSEKFSFSNNNSIRGFEVIDDAKAQVESICPGVVSCADIAAVAARDASVAVGGPSWTVRLGRRDSTTASRSLADSDIPRATTSLVNLIGMFNGKGLSERDMVALSGSHTIGQARCVTFRGRIYDNSSDIDAGFASTRRRNCPSASGNGNNNLAPLDLVTPNSFDNNYFRNLIQRRGLLQSDQELFSGQSTDSIVTEYSRNASLFSSDFAAAMLRMGDIEPLTGSQGEIRRVCSVVN from the exons ATGGTTTCTCGTTTATCTTTAGcttgtgttgttttttcattattcttGATTTCCTCATGCTTGCCATGCCAAGCACAACTGTCTTCAAACTTCTATGACAGCACATGTCCGAATGCACTGACCACAATTCGTACTGCTATTCGGAGAGCTGTCTCGAGTGAGCGCAGAATGGCAGCATCCCTTATTCGTCTTCACTTCCATGATTGCTTTGTTCAA GGTTGTGATGCTTCAATCATGCTTGACAATTCTCCTTCAATAGATAGCGAGAAATTCTCATTCAGCAATAACAATTCAATCCGGGGATTTGAAGTCATTGATGATGCCAAGGCTCAAGTGGAGAGCATATGTCCTGGAGTTGTTTCATGTGCTGACATTGCTGCTGTAGCAGCCCGTGATGCATCTGTTGCT GTTGGTGGACCATCATGGACAGTGAGGCTTGGAAGAAGGGACTCCACCACAGCAAGCCGAAGCCTAGCTGACAGCGATATTCCTAGAGCTACAACTAGCCTTGTAAACCTAATTGGCATGTTCAATGGAAAAGGTTTGAGTGAAAGAGATATGGTTGCCCTTTCAG GATCACATACAATAGGCCAAGCAAGATGTGTGACCTTCCGAGGCAGAATATATGACAATTCAAGTGATATTGATGCTGGTTTCGCCAGCACCAGAAGACGCAATTGTCCATCTGCTTCCGGTAACGGAAATAATAATCTTGCTCCACTTGATTTGGTGACACCCAATTCTTTCGATAACAATTACTTCAGGAATCTCATTCAAAGGAGGGGACTTCTTCAATCAGACCAAGAGCTCTTTAGTGGTCAATCTACAGACAGCATAGTCACCGAGTACAGCAGGAACGCTTCACTTTTTAGTTCTGATTTTGCCGCTGCCATGTTAAGGATGGGAGATATAGAACCACTGACTGGTTCTCAAGGAGAGATACGAAGGGTTTGCAGTGTTGTTAATTGA